The Haloplanus salinarum genome includes a region encoding these proteins:
- the glyA gene encoding serine hydroxymethyltransferase — protein sequence MEHEHVREADPAVATALADEVDRQRNTLSMIASENHASRAVVDAQGSVLTNKYAEGYPGERYYAGCGPADAVEELAIERAKELWGADHVNVQPHSGSQANMAVYLATLDPGDRILSLELEHGGHLSHGHPANFAGQLFEVEQYRVDPETGYLDYEGLADIADEFDPDAIVSGFSAYPRTVDWERIDAVADAVDAYHVADIAHITGLVAAGVHPSPVGIADFVTGSTHKTIRAGRGGMIMCGEEHADAVDNAVFPGVQGGPLMHNVAGKAVGFGEALEDSFTEYAEQVVANARALGETLADAGLTLVSGGTDTHLVLVDLRDSHPDLSGGDAEAALESAGIVLNGNTVPGETRSPFDPSGIRAGTAALTTRGFDEAAIREVGDLIVRVLDAPTDEAVLAAVSERVDELCAAHPLYE from the coding sequence ATGGAACACGAACACGTCCGCGAAGCCGATCCGGCGGTGGCGACGGCGCTCGCCGACGAAGTCGACCGCCAGCGGAACACGCTCTCGATGATCGCCTCGGAGAACCACGCGAGCAGGGCCGTCGTCGACGCCCAAGGGAGTGTCCTGACGAACAAGTACGCCGAGGGGTATCCGGGCGAGCGCTACTACGCCGGCTGCGGCCCCGCCGACGCCGTCGAGGAACTGGCCATCGAGCGCGCGAAGGAGCTGTGGGGCGCCGACCACGTCAACGTCCAGCCCCACAGCGGATCGCAGGCGAACATGGCCGTCTACCTCGCCACCCTGGATCCCGGCGACAGGATCCTCTCGCTCGAACTCGAACACGGCGGCCACCTCAGCCACGGGCATCCGGCCAACTTCGCCGGCCAGCTCTTCGAAGTCGAACAGTACCGCGTCGACCCCGAGACCGGCTACCTCGACTACGAGGGGCTGGCCGACATCGCGGACGAGTTCGACCCCGACGCCATCGTCTCGGGCTTCTCCGCCTACCCACGGACGGTGGACTGGGAGCGGATCGACGCCGTCGCGGACGCCGTCGACGCCTACCACGTCGCCGACATCGCCCACATCACCGGCCTCGTCGCTGCGGGCGTCCATCCCTCGCCCGTCGGGATCGCCGACTTCGTCACCGGCAGCACCCACAAAACCATCCGAGCCGGCCGCGGCGGGATGATCATGTGCGGCGAGGAGCACGCCGACGCCGTCGATAACGCGGTGTTCCCCGGCGTCCAGGGCGGGCCCCTGATGCACAACGTCGCGGGCAAGGCCGTCGGCTTCGGCGAGGCCCTAGAGGACTCCTTCACCGAGTACGCCGAGCAGGTCGTCGCGAACGCCCGCGCGCTGGGCGAGACGCTCGCCGACGCCGGCCTCACGCTCGTCTCCGGCGGGACCGACACCCACCTCGTGTTGGTCGACCTGCGTGACTCCCATCCCGACCTCTCCGGCGGCGACGCCGAGGCGGCCCTCGAATCGGCGGGGATCGTCCTCAACGGGAACACCGTCCCCGGCGAGACGCGGTCGCCGTTCGACCCCAGTGGGATCCGTGCCGGCACCGCCGCCCTCACCACCCGCGGGTTCGACGAGGCGGCGATCCGCGAGGTCGGGGACCTGATCGTCCGCGTCCTCGACGCCCCGACCGACGAGGCCGTCCTCGCGGCCGTGAGCGAGCGGGTCGACGAACTCTGTGCGGCCCACCCGCTGTACGAGTAG
- a CDS encoding PAS domain-containing sensor histidine kinase has translation MTCRTGAILRAAYDDLHVGIVLYDPDTGAVLDANDRLESIFGFTTGELRDLSVGTYTANTHSFSASEFHERLRASADGEPQSFVWRVKRGDGELVWVRLHLSRRADGLVRAEVRDVTDSYHTQRREELFWRLLRHNLRNGANVLTGHGERIATEAETEGVRRSAAVVRDTAGNLGRMAESVTEIERAMRGEDGGRRRPVADAIREVADDLAVDRPAATVEIAERERMWTVVDDAFTHAVAHALENAVFHADRSGPVVDVAVGPSPNTGRVEIRIEDDNPPIPNAELRALDDRAETTTTSHGSGVGLFVMKWCIESLGGELAIGSDDHRGNTIRFYLPPKAPST, from the coding sequence ATGACGTGCCGGACCGGCGCGATACTCCGAGCGGCGTACGACGACCTCCACGTCGGCATCGTGTTGTACGATCCCGATACCGGCGCGGTGCTGGACGCCAACGACAGACTGGAGTCGATCTTCGGGTTCACGACCGGCGAACTGCGCGACCTGTCGGTCGGGACCTACACCGCGAACACACACTCCTTTTCCGCGTCGGAGTTCCACGAGCGCCTCCGCGCGAGCGCCGACGGGGAGCCCCAATCGTTCGTCTGGCGGGTGAAACGCGGCGACGGGGAACTCGTCTGGGTCCGGCTGCACCTCTCACGACGGGCGGACGGCCTCGTCCGCGCGGAGGTGCGTGACGTCACGGACTCGTATCACACGCAACGCCGGGAGGAGCTGTTCTGGCGACTCCTCCGACACAACCTCCGAAACGGGGCGAACGTGCTCACGGGCCACGGCGAGCGGATCGCTACCGAGGCGGAAACCGAAGGGGTGCGCAGGTCGGCGGCAGTCGTTCGCGACACGGCGGGCAACCTGGGTCGGATGGCGGAGTCGGTCACGGAGATCGAACGGGCGATGAGAGGGGAAGACGGGGGACGGCGACGACCCGTCGCCGACGCGATCCGGGAGGTGGCCGACGACCTGGCGGTCGACCGTCCCGCGGCGACGGTCGAGATCGCGGAACGCGAGCGGATGTGGACGGTCGTCGACGACGCCTTCACCCACGCCGTCGCACACGCGCTCGAAAACGCCGTCTTCCACGCCGATCGGTCGGGGCCGGTCGTCGACGTCGCGGTCGGCCCGTCGCCGAACACCGGCCGCGTCGAGATACGGATCGAGGACGACAACCCCCCGATACCGAACGCCGAACTGCGCGCGCTCGACGACCGCGCGGAGACGACCACCACGTCCCACGGATCGGGCGTCGGGCTGTTCGTGATGAAGTGGTGCATCGAGTCGCTGGGCGGGGAACTCGCCATCGGGAGCGACGATCACCGCGGGAACACGATCCGGTTCTACCTCCCGCCGAAGGCACCGTCCACGTAG
- a CDS encoding universal stress protein: MYDDILLATDGSVASKDATAHAIGLADLHDAMLHALYIVDSDVYSAYSGDEYVDEREGPEHGLEEVGEEALAAVTDRAAKHGVEVIETLRHGRPHEEIVDYAGEEGVDLIVLGTRRHPEEYRSLLGSVTDRVVRLADEPVVVVKTPVE, from the coding sequence ATGTACGATGACATCCTGCTCGCGACGGACGGCAGCGTCGCCTCCAAGGACGCGACCGCACACGCCATCGGCCTGGCCGACCTCCACGACGCCATGCTTCACGCCCTCTACATCGTCGACAGCGACGTCTACTCCGCCTACAGCGGCGACGAGTACGTCGACGAACGCGAGGGCCCCGAACACGGCCTCGAGGAGGTCGGCGAGGAGGCGCTCGCGGCGGTGACCGATCGCGCCGCCAAGCACGGCGTCGAGGTGATCGAGACGCTCAGACACGGTCGCCCCCACGAGGAGATCGTCGACTACGCCGGCGAGGAGGGCGTCGACCTGATCGTCCTCGGGACCCGTCGACACCCCGAGGAGTACCGGAGCCTGCTCGGCAGCGTCACCGACCGCGTGGTCCGCCTCGCCGACGAACCGGTGGTGGTGGTCAAGACGCCGGTCGAGTGA
- a CDS encoding tetrahydrofolate dehydrogenase/cyclohydrolase catalytic domain-containing protein, with product MTDVIDGDAVAADVREGLADAIGTLDDAGVTPTLATVLMSDDPASETYVSMKQQDCAEVGIEARDVELDPEAPAEELFETVADLNADPAVNGILVQMPVPDHVEDRDVIRAIDPAKDVDGFHPENVGRLVAGDPVFKPCTPHGVLKLLDAAGVETEGADVTIVGRSNIVGKPLANLLLQKADDGNATVTVCHSRTEDVSEKTRRADVVIAAAGVPELVDGSMLTDGTVVIDVGVNRVERDGESTLVGDVDFESAKSKARAITPVPGGVGPMTRAMLLYNTVKATSRQAEVPVDL from the coding sequence ATGACCGACGTTATCGACGGCGACGCCGTGGCGGCGGACGTCCGTGAGGGACTGGCCGACGCCATCGGGACGCTCGACGACGCGGGCGTCACGCCCACGCTCGCCACCGTACTGATGAGCGACGACCCCGCGAGCGAGACGTACGTCTCGATGAAACAGCAGGACTGCGCGGAAGTGGGGATCGAGGCACGGGACGTGGAACTCGATCCCGAGGCGCCCGCCGAGGAACTGTTCGAGACGGTCGCGGACCTGAACGCCGACCCCGCGGTGAACGGCATCCTGGTCCAGATGCCCGTCCCGGACCACGTCGAGGACCGGGACGTGATCCGCGCCATCGACCCCGCGAAGGACGTCGACGGCTTCCACCCCGAGAACGTCGGCCGACTGGTCGCCGGCGACCCCGTGTTCAAGCCGTGTACCCCCCACGGCGTCCTGAAACTCCTCGACGCCGCCGGCGTGGAGACCGAGGGCGCCGACGTGACCATCGTCGGTCGATCGAACATCGTCGGCAAGCCGCTGGCGAACCTGCTGCTCCAGAAGGCCGACGACGGCAACGCGACCGTGACGGTCTGTCACTCCCGGACCGAGGACGTCTCCGAGAAGACCCGGCGGGCGGACGTCGTGATCGCCGCCGCGGGCGTCCCCGAACTCGTCGACGGATCGATGCTCACCGACGGTACCGTGGTGATCGACGTGGGCGTCAACCGCGTCGAGCGCGACGGCGAGTCGACGCTCGTCGGCGACGTGGACTTCGAGAGCGCGAAGTCGAAGGCGCGGGCCATCACGCCCGTACCCGGCGGCGTCGGCCCGATGACCCGCGCGATGTTGCTCTACAACACGGTGAAGGCGACGAGCCGACAGGCCGAGGTGCCGGTCGACCTATAG
- a CDS encoding DUF7117 family protein yields MKVRGRRECQDCGYRWSYYETGSVACPDCESLRSVGVDDRSLHTDSPATLDLTPYRTAAAEGRLDDVVDDCKRDLRTYVRRRGFVDGGQLRPLDETLVAAAELLQVVDAFDRLRSPTDADHAYVLALLRDADGGGRPGPSAVTDALAPARGLGDANAADAYRDDLLAWLDEHPDSEARRALGTLRERIKRIEALQGDVSPSDAESLVTAAREIGTYLREDDETALAAARDRLRYSSD; encoded by the coding sequence ATGAAGGTTCGCGGCCGACGGGAGTGCCAGGACTGTGGCTACCGGTGGTCGTACTACGAGACGGGGAGCGTGGCGTGTCCGGACTGCGAGAGCCTCCGTAGCGTCGGCGTCGACGACCGCTCCCTCCACACCGACTCGCCGGCGACGCTCGATCTGACGCCGTACCGGACCGCCGCGGCCGAGGGAAGACTCGACGACGTCGTCGACGACTGCAAGCGCGACCTGCGGACGTACGTCCGCCGCCGTGGCTTCGTCGACGGGGGGCAGCTCCGCCCGCTCGACGAGACGCTCGTCGCCGCCGCCGAGCTCCTGCAGGTCGTCGACGCCTTCGACCGCCTCCGGTCCCCGACCGACGCCGACCACGCCTACGTCCTCGCGCTCCTCCGCGACGCCGACGGTGGGGGCCGGCCGGGACCGTCGGCGGTCACCGACGCGCTGGCCCCGGCCCGCGGCCTCGGCGACGCGAACGCCGCCGACGCCTACCGCGACGACCTGCTGGCGTGGCTGGACGAACACCCCGACTCCGAGGCCCGACGGGCGCTCGGAACCCTCCGCGAGCGGATCAAGCGGATCGAAGCGCTCCAGGGCGACGTATCGCCGTCGGACGCCGAGTCGCTCGTGACGGCGGCCCGTGAGATCGGCACGTACCTCCGCGAGGACGACGAGACGGCGCTCGCGGCCGCCCGCGACCGGTTACGGTATAGTAGCGATTGA